The following proteins are encoded in a genomic region of Pagrus major chromosome 16, Pma_NU_1.0:
- the dtd2 gene encoding D-aminoacyl-tRNA deacylase 2, giving the protein MSEKGCAPVARTVLQQCLQARLQVKPAEEDSEAQFVQIDRGMVIYICFFKGATDDILPKMVSTLLNLRLCESDSGKLVSVLELPGSVLIVPQATLGGKSKGRAMQYHNNIGKEDGLRLYGSFVSLCEKELTAAAASAESGAQVKHGTYGNRQVLKLDTNGPYTHLMEF; this is encoded by the exons ATGTCGGAGAAAGGCTGCGCACCTGTGGCCCGGACGGTGCTGCAGCAGTGTCTGCAGGCCAGGCTGCAGGTGAAGCCAGCAGAGGAAGACTCAGAGGCTCAGTTTGTCCAG ATCGACAGAGGGATGGTGATCTACATCTGCTTCTTTAAAGGAGCCACAGACGACATCCTGCCCAAGATGG TGTCCACTCTGCTGAACCTGCGGCTGTGTGAGTCCGACTCGGGGAAGCTGGTGTCGGTGCTGGAGCTCCCCGGCAGCGTGCTGATCGTCCCTCAGGCCACGCTGGGCGGGAAGTCCAAAGGCAGGGCCATGCAGTACCACAACAACATCGGCAAAGAGGACGGGCTGCGGCTGTACGGCAGCTTCGTCTCTCTGTGTGAGAAGGAACTgacggctgctgctgcttcagctgaGAGTGGAGCTCAAGTGAAACACGGGACTTATGGAAACAGACAAGTGCTGAAACTGGACACCAACGGACCCTACACACACCTGATGGAGTTCTGA
- the LOC141010948 gene encoding uncharacterized protein — translation MDALQQLPPEVWVYVFSYLSTEERHTVRTCCRYLKKLIDHSSLWRTDTVVLSDLRRYTYGFWDTLRHRKLTRVAVRHLRRKEWRRLVKFLPSLTAIVFVDGGRLYKEKYLDNLSRFPDLREFGVRNATWDEAMLGRSLSEQLRDRLTHLSVCNVRLTCTVEFINTVSHLVNLRYLLFHQQGEGYGLDTVRPVPRGVFHNLLLNLKKLKHLSWGMRGEPPEPLPDDYLSPPDPEQPGAPRYGGPALTTLELVDYPETILPENALRSLTSLRSLTVRYRYIREGIECRLPSWLSPLQQLETLSIIGGNSLAVYTTTIPSSVNRLTLRVAITLKDMDSIAPKVPGLEHLDIEQNRSSGSLCRRIPMLFPQLRTLRIRFFRREPEKDLLSLHRLRHLVQLELLVERSFILRDYLNGHPWPSPCVQELINQLRELSENRINVITTMRQRNPLRECDCVWEGD, via the exons ATGGACGCGCTGCAGCAGCTCCCGCCGGAAGTTTGGGTGTATGTGTTCAGCTACCTGAGCACGGAGGAGCGGCACACGGTGCGCACCTGCTGCAGGTACCTCAAGAAGCTCATCGACCACTCGTCCCTGTGGCGGACCGACACCGTGGTGCTGTCCGACCTCCGCCGCTACACCTACGGCTTCTGGGACACCCTGCGCCACCGCAAGCTCACCCGCGTGGCGGTGCGGCACCTGCGGCGCAAAGAGTGGCGGCGGCTCGTCAAGTTCCTGCCGTCGCTCACCGCCATCGTGTTCGTGGACGGAGGGCGGCTGTACAAGGAGAAGTACCTGGACAACCTGAGCAGGTTCCCGGACCTGAGGGAGTTCGGGGTGCGGAACGCCACCTGGGACGAGGCGATGCTGGGGCGGAGCCTGAGCGAGCAGCTGCGGGACAGGCTGACGCACCTGAGCGTGTGCAACGTCCGGCTCACCTGCACGGTGGAGTTCATCAACACCGTGTCGCACCTGGTCAACCTGCGCTACCTGCTCTTCCACCAGCAGGGGGAGGGCTACGGGCTGGACACGGTGAGGCCGGTGCCCCGCGGCGTCTTCCACAACCTGCTGCTCAACCTGAAGAAGCTCAAGCACCTGTCctgggggatgaggggggagcCGCCGGAGCCGCTGCCCGACGACTACCTGAGCCCCCCGGACCCGGAGCAGCCAG GAGCTCCCCGGTACGGCGGCCCGGCTCTGACCACCCTGGAGCTGGTGGATTACCCAGAAACCATCCTGCCAGAGAACGCCCTGAGGAGCCTGACGTCGCTCAGGTCTCTGACGGTCCGCTACAGGTACATCAGGGAGGGCATCGAGTGTCGCCTCCCGTCCTGGCTCAGTCCTCTGCAACAGCTGGAGACGCTCAGCATCATCG GTGGAAACTCTCTGGCCGTCTACACGACCACCATCCCGTCCAGCGTGAACAGGCTGACGCTGCGTGTGGCCATCACTCTCAAAGACATGGACTCCATCGCTCCTAAAGTCCCGGGCCTCGAGCACCTGGACATCGAGCAGAACCGCTCCAGCGGCAGCCTCTGCAGACGAATCCCCATGTTGTTCCCTCAGCTCAGGACGCTCAGGATACG GTTTTTCCGTAGAGAACCGGAGAAAGACCTGCTGAGCCTCCACCGGCTGCGTCACCTGGtgcagctggagctgctggtggaGCGCTCGTTCATCCTGAGGGACTACCTGAACGGTCACCCGTGGCCGAGCCCCTGCGTGCAGGAGCTCATCAACCAGCTGCGAGAGCTGTCCGAGAACAGGATCAACGTGATCACGACGATGCGCCAGAGAAACCCGCTGAGGGAGTGTGACTGCGTGTGGGAGGGCGACTGA
- the LOC141009970 gene encoding uncharacterized protein isoform X2 encodes MPSFDFIDKVELFVRTGTFQVGASKSSKKVTRAASKHFIYKDGCLWRSYRGRLLRVVRSDEEVREILARYHDNNNHAGRSRAVKEIMLMYYWVGVTEAVKNWIKACAVCQSKSPAEPPDPPVRFCLAYGCDASNYVYPGLSFHRFPKEAEKRRLWLAVAQRDEGSLRMNSCLCSRHFEPSCFTLSEGGQLTLPPDAVPTIYSVTVQEDEVSVPSDEDFLQSSTLEDFLSTAAAAAAAEPTDPSDPAFDQSETPVELQEHQYSLPAPDPDSMETVEEYKRRKTTIEPSFAVYNQIARYLSHRILPMQSKQSRFALKRMSKRFGLIDGVLMYTRVSPPLRVPRSREEVNSILKQFHDNQGHYGQGICQRQITKHFYWASMTRDLARWISNCNTCLNRTKRKWLRCSVNNCTNCCGPVERGLGLTFHRFPLHNTVLLTQWLRAVGRPNWHPRLRSSICSTHFTEDCFDRSGDKVALTADALPTLLVHGDSATPSRGPAQPAAGEEAFFAKYDAVELYLSRRIYPPGLSYVEKNTFRRFCKKFAIKDGELHMVSEDRLRLVLRTRQQVEAALVDYHNELNHLGVNKCLRLLNEKYFWKTMRADVMQWVNSCSQCSRRKRSKPETEAGRSESLVSPQIHEDVDSGKDGDDCSDDEEDDSGDVDEGAGSVADEERPPANPEVVVESPSSSQPETPVNPQPRIPILLHLRAPIHFQPKTPIILQPRTPNTPFVARLWSVNRATPAVQKKTNSSDVQPENQSSVQVQEDQTETGSSEGSARTHHCVKVQETTKLLTESHPPPEPTAKLPQAPSKQVLLPSQSRGPKTQISAQTRSQGGVQRLEKRKLELAAGSSTKRSCGGGLEPVAASSTKPWPVFTIAQSAPTKTAGPPPEVDSPALFRRPGSLQARTVIQQCSTAKVKTKPAVDGADTEWAEIQEGIVVYVCFFHGATEDATYEMANSLMTTRFFRKDTGHCVSVLDLPGSVLLIPQDSLIGEPVPKRKIQYKGGCELWWGAQLFSNLVSACRELMADSVKCTKAGVKVEHGVYGQKQEIALNSAEPLTLLLEF; translated from the exons ATGCCTTCGTTCGACTTCATAGATAAGGTGGAGCTTTTTGTGCGGACGGGAACTTTTCAAGTCGGTGCGTCAAAGAGTTCAAAGAAAGTAACCAGAGCTGCCAGCAAACACTTCATCTATAAAG ATGGCTGTCTGTGGCGTTCCTATCGAGGCCGCCTCCTCCGCGTTGTCAGGAGCGACGAGGAAGTGAGGGAGATCCTGGCCCgttaccatgacaacaacaaccacgcCGGCCGGTCCCGGGCCGTAAAGGAGATCATG ttgATGTATTACTGGGTTGGAGTGACGGAGGCGGTGAAGAACTGGATCAAAGCCTGCGCTGTTTGTCAGAGCAAAAGTCCGGCCGAACCCCCCGACCCGCCCGTCCGCTTCTGCCTGGCCTACGGCTGCGACGCCTCCAACTACGTTTACCCCGGGCTCAGCTTCCACAG GTTTCCAAAGGAGGCTGAGAAACGGCGGTTGTGGCTGGCGGTGGCTCAGAGGGACGAGGGCTCGCTGCGCATGAACTCCTGCCTCTGCTCCAGACACTTCGAGCCGTCCTGCTTCACGCTGAGCGAGGGCGGTCAGCTGACTCTCCCGCCAGACGCCGTACCCACCATCTATTCTGTGACCGTGCAGGAGGACGAG GTCTCCGTCCCTTCAGATGAGGACTTCCTCCAGTCCAGCACCCTGGAGGACTTCCTgtccacagctgctgctgctgctgctgctgaacccACAGATCCGTCTGATCCGGCCTTCGATCAATCTGAAACACCCGTGGAGCTGCAGGAGCACCAGTACTCCCTCCCAGCTCCCGATCCCGACTCCATGGAGACGGTGGAGGAGTACAAGAGGAGGAAGACCACCATCGAGCCGAGCTTCGCCGTTTACAACCAGATCGCCAG GTATCTGAGCCACAGGATCTTACCTATGCAGAGCAAGCAAAGCAGATTTGCTTTAAAAAGGATGTCCAAGCGCTTCGGCCTGATAG ACGGAGTGCTGATGTACACTCgagtctctcctcctctcagagtGCCgcgcagcagagaggag GTGAACTCGATCCTGAAGCAGTTCCACGACAACCAGGGTCACTACGGACAGGGGATCTGCCAGCGACAGATCACAAAGCACTTCTATTGGGCCAGCATGACCCGAGACCTGGCCCGCTGGATCAGCAACTGCAACACCTGCCTGAACAGAACCAAGAGGAAGTGGCTCCGCTGCAGCGTCAACAACTGCACCAACTGCTGCGGGCCGGTGGAGAGAGGCCTGGGCCTCACCTTCCACAG GTTTCCTCTTCACAACACGGTCCTGCTGACCCAGTGGTTGAGGGCTGTTGGTCGTCCGAACTGGCACCCTCGGCTCCGCTCGTCTATTTGTTCGACCCATTTCACCGAGGACTGCTTCGACCGCAGCGGGGACAAGGTCGCGCTCACTGCAGACGCCCTGCCCACGCTCCTGGTCCACGGCGACTCGGCT ACTCCGTCCAGAGGTCCGGCCCAGCCTGCTGCGGGGGAGGAG GCCTTTTTTGCCAAGTACGATGCCGTGGAGCTCTACCTGAGCAGACGCATCTATCCTCCTGGACTGAGCTACGTAGAGAAGAACACCTTCAGGAGGTTCTGCAAGAAGTTCGCCATCAAAG ACGGTGAGCTCCACATGGTGAGCGAAGATCGGCTGCGTTTGGTTCTGAGGACCAGGCAGCAGGTCGAAGCCGCTCTGGTGGATTATCACAACGAGCTGAACCACCTCGGAGTCAACAAGTGTCTCCGACTGCTCAACGAAAA GTATTTCTGGAAGACCATGAGAGCTGATGTGATGCAGTGGGTCAACAGCTGCTCTCagtgcagcaggaggaagaggagtaaACCAGAAACAGAAGCAGGACGATCAGAGTCGCTCGTATCACCACAGATACACGAGGACGTGGACAG TGGGAAGGATGGCGATGATTGcagtgatgatgaagaggatgacAGTGGGGATGTTGATGAAGGCGCTGGGAGTGTCGCTGATGAAGAGAGACCGCCAGCGAATCCAGAGGTCGTAGTG GAGAGCCCTTCGTCCTCTCAGCCTGAAACTCCCGTCAACCCTCAGCCCAGAAtccccatcctcctccatcTAAGAGCTCCCATCCACTTCCAGCCCAAAACTCCCATAATCCTCCAGCCGAGGACTCCTAACACACCCTTCGTCGCCAGACTCTGGTCCGTCAACAGAGCGACCCCAGCAGTCCAGAAGAAGACGAACAGCTCCGACGTTCAGCCTGAGAACCAGAGCAGCGTCCAGGTTCAGGAGGatcagacagaaacaggaagctCAGAGGGCAGCGCCAGAACTCATCACTGTGTCAAAGTCCAGGAGACAACCAAACTCCTCACAGAGTCGCATCCTCCGCCTGAGCCCACGGCTAAACTCCCACAAGCCCCAAGCAAGCAGGTTCTACTTCCAAGTCAAAGCAGAGGACCAAAGACCCAAATATCAGCTCAAACCCGGAGTCAGGGCGGCGTCCAGCGCCTGGAGAAGAGAAAGCTCGAGTTGGCGGCAGGTTCATCAACTAAGAGGAGCTGCGGCGGTGGTCTGGAGCCTGTGGCGGCCTCGAGCACCAAACCCTGGCCCGTCTTCACCATCGCTCAGTCTGCCCCGACTAAGACAGCTGGACCCCCTCCTGAGGTGGACAG cccTGCTCTGTTTCGGAGGCCCGGGAGTCTTCAGGCCCGGACCGTCATCCAGCAGTGCAGCACGGCGAAGGTGAAGACCAAACCAGCCGTGGACGGAGCCGATACTGAGTGGGCGGAG ATCCAGGAGGGGATAGTCGTGTACGTCTGCTTCTTCCACGGAGCCACTGAGGACGCCACTTACGAGATGG CCAACAGCCTGATGACCACCAGATTTTTCCGTAAAGACACCGGACACTGCGTCTCCGTTCTCGACCTTCCCGGGAGCGTCTTATTGATCCCTCAGGACTCCCTGATCGGGGAGCCGGTGCCCAAGAGAAAGATTCAGTACAAGGGCGGGTGTGAGCTGTGGTGGGGCGCCCAGCTGTTCTCCAACCTGGTGTCGGCCTGCAGGGAGCTCATGGCCGACTCGGTGAAGTGCACGAAGGCCGGCGTGAAGGTGGAGCACGGAGTCTACGGACAGAAACAGGAGATCGCCCTGAACTCTGCGGAGCCGCTGACGCTGCTGCTGGAGTTCTGA
- the yipf6 gene encoding protein YIPF6, whose protein sequence is MAAADEASRPFAGLSDVSISEDIPVEGDISVPMGSSRRDDEFSTLDEPVKETILRDLRAVGNKFIHVLYPKRSSALLRDWDLWGPLLLCVTLALLLQGGAADSDDQGGPQFAEVFVIIWFGSIIITLNSKLLGGTISFFQSLCVLGYCIMPLTVAMAVCRIVLVGGSGPVSFGVRLVVVTASFGWSTFASTAFLADSQPPNRKALVVYPVFLFYFVIGWMVLTFSPSQ, encoded by the exons ATGGCGGCAGCGGACGAGGCCAGCAGACCGTTCGCCGGGCTGTCGGATGTGTCCATCTCCGAGGACATCCCGGTGGAGGGAGACATCTCCGTGCCCATGGGCTCCTCCAGGCGGGACGACGAGTTCTCCACCCTGGACGAGCCGGTGAAGGAGACCATCCTGCGGGACCTGCGGGCGGTGGGGAACAAGTTCATCCACGTCCTGTACCCGAAGCGCAGCTCGGCTCTGCTGCGGGACTGGGACCTGTGGGGCCCGCTGCTGCTCTGCGTGACGCtggcgctgctgctgcagggcgGCGCGGCGGACAGCGACGACCAGGGGGGGCCGCAGTTCGCTGAG GTCTTCGTCATCATCTGGTTCGgctccatcatcatcaccctGAACTCCAAGCTGCTGGGCGGCACCATCTCCTTCTTccagagcctgtgtgtgttgggaTACTGCATCATGCCTCTGACCGTGGCCATGGCCGTGTGCCGGATCGTCCTGGTCGGCGGCTCGGGGCCGGTCAGCTTTGGCGTGCGGCTGGTGGTGGTGACGGCGTCTTTCGGCTGGTCCACCTTCGCCTCCACGGCCTTCCTCGCCGATAGCCAGCCGCCCAACCGCAAGGCGCTGGTGGTCTACCCGGTGTTCCTCTTCTACTTCGTGATCGGGTGGATGGTCCTGACGTTCTCGCCATCACAGTAG
- the LOC141009970 gene encoding uncharacterized protein isoform X1: MPSFDFIDKVELFVRTGTFQVGASKSSKKVTRAASKHFIYKDGCLWRSYRGRLLRVVRSDEEVREILARYHDNNNHAGRSRAVKEIMLMYYWVGVTEAVKNWIKACAVCQSKSPAEPPDPPVRFCLAYGCDASNYVYPGLSFHRFPKEAEKRRLWLAVAQRDEGSLRMNSCLCSRHFEPSCFTLSEGGQLTLPPDAVPTIYSVTVQEDEVSVPSDEDFLQSSTLEDFLSTAAAAAAAEPTDPSDPAFDQSETPVELQEHQYSLPAPDPDSMETVEEYKRRKTTIEPSFAVYNQIARYLSHRILPMQSKQSRFALKRMSKRFGLIDGVLMYTRVSPPLRVPRSREEVNSILKQFHDNQGHYGQGICQRQITKHFYWASMTRDLARWISNCNTCLNRTKRKWLRCSVNNCTNCCGPVERGLGLTFHRYERRSEMYAYLLLFTASSPVIASRFPLHNTVLLTQWLRAVGRPNWHPRLRSSICSTHFTEDCFDRSGDKVALTADALPTLLVHGDSATPSRGPAQPAAGEEAFFAKYDAVELYLSRRIYPPGLSYVEKNTFRRFCKKFAIKDGELHMVSEDRLRLVLRTRQQVEAALVDYHNELNHLGVNKCLRLLNEKYFWKTMRADVMQWVNSCSQCSRRKRSKPETEAGRSESLVSPQIHEDVDSGKDGDDCSDDEEDDSGDVDEGAGSVADEERPPANPEVVVESPSSSQPETPVNPQPRIPILLHLRAPIHFQPKTPIILQPRTPNTPFVARLWSVNRATPAVQKKTNSSDVQPENQSSVQVQEDQTETGSSEGSARTHHCVKVQETTKLLTESHPPPEPTAKLPQAPSKQVLLPSQSRGPKTQISAQTRSQGGVQRLEKRKLELAAGSSTKRSCGGGLEPVAASSTKPWPVFTIAQSAPTKTAGPPPEVDSPALFRRPGSLQARTVIQQCSTAKVKTKPAVDGADTEWAEIQEGIVVYVCFFHGATEDATYEMANSLMTTRFFRKDTGHCVSVLDLPGSVLLIPQDSLIGEPVPKRKIQYKGGCELWWGAQLFSNLVSACRELMADSVKCTKAGVKVEHGVYGQKQEIALNSAEPLTLLLEF, from the exons ATGCCTTCGTTCGACTTCATAGATAAGGTGGAGCTTTTTGTGCGGACGGGAACTTTTCAAGTCGGTGCGTCAAAGAGTTCAAAGAAAGTAACCAGAGCTGCCAGCAAACACTTCATCTATAAAG ATGGCTGTCTGTGGCGTTCCTATCGAGGCCGCCTCCTCCGCGTTGTCAGGAGCGACGAGGAAGTGAGGGAGATCCTGGCCCgttaccatgacaacaacaaccacgcCGGCCGGTCCCGGGCCGTAAAGGAGATCATG ttgATGTATTACTGGGTTGGAGTGACGGAGGCGGTGAAGAACTGGATCAAAGCCTGCGCTGTTTGTCAGAGCAAAAGTCCGGCCGAACCCCCCGACCCGCCCGTCCGCTTCTGCCTGGCCTACGGCTGCGACGCCTCCAACTACGTTTACCCCGGGCTCAGCTTCCACAG GTTTCCAAAGGAGGCTGAGAAACGGCGGTTGTGGCTGGCGGTGGCTCAGAGGGACGAGGGCTCGCTGCGCATGAACTCCTGCCTCTGCTCCAGACACTTCGAGCCGTCCTGCTTCACGCTGAGCGAGGGCGGTCAGCTGACTCTCCCGCCAGACGCCGTACCCACCATCTATTCTGTGACCGTGCAGGAGGACGAG GTCTCCGTCCCTTCAGATGAGGACTTCCTCCAGTCCAGCACCCTGGAGGACTTCCTgtccacagctgctgctgctgctgctgctgaacccACAGATCCGTCTGATCCGGCCTTCGATCAATCTGAAACACCCGTGGAGCTGCAGGAGCACCAGTACTCCCTCCCAGCTCCCGATCCCGACTCCATGGAGACGGTGGAGGAGTACAAGAGGAGGAAGACCACCATCGAGCCGAGCTTCGCCGTTTACAACCAGATCGCCAG GTATCTGAGCCACAGGATCTTACCTATGCAGAGCAAGCAAAGCAGATTTGCTTTAAAAAGGATGTCCAAGCGCTTCGGCCTGATAG ACGGAGTGCTGATGTACACTCgagtctctcctcctctcagagtGCCgcgcagcagagaggag GTGAACTCGATCCTGAAGCAGTTCCACGACAACCAGGGTCACTACGGACAGGGGATCTGCCAGCGACAGATCACAAAGCACTTCTATTGGGCCAGCATGACCCGAGACCTGGCCCGCTGGATCAGCAACTGCAACACCTGCCTGAACAGAACCAAGAGGAAGTGGCTCCGCTGCAGCGTCAACAACTGCACCAACTGCTGCGGGCCGGTGGAGAGAGGCCTGGGCCTCACCTTCCACAGGTACGAGCGCAGGTCAGAGATGTACGCATATTTGCTTCTTTTCACTGCATCTTCACCCGTCATCGCCTCCAGGTTTCCTCTTCACAACACGGTCCTGCTGACCCAGTGGTTGAGGGCTGTTGGTCGTCCGAACTGGCACCCTCGGCTCCGCTCGTCTATTTGTTCGACCCATTTCACCGAGGACTGCTTCGACCGCAGCGGGGACAAGGTCGCGCTCACTGCAGACGCCCTGCCCACGCTCCTGGTCCACGGCGACTCGGCT ACTCCGTCCAGAGGTCCGGCCCAGCCTGCTGCGGGGGAGGAG GCCTTTTTTGCCAAGTACGATGCCGTGGAGCTCTACCTGAGCAGACGCATCTATCCTCCTGGACTGAGCTACGTAGAGAAGAACACCTTCAGGAGGTTCTGCAAGAAGTTCGCCATCAAAG ACGGTGAGCTCCACATGGTGAGCGAAGATCGGCTGCGTTTGGTTCTGAGGACCAGGCAGCAGGTCGAAGCCGCTCTGGTGGATTATCACAACGAGCTGAACCACCTCGGAGTCAACAAGTGTCTCCGACTGCTCAACGAAAA GTATTTCTGGAAGACCATGAGAGCTGATGTGATGCAGTGGGTCAACAGCTGCTCTCagtgcagcaggaggaagaggagtaaACCAGAAACAGAAGCAGGACGATCAGAGTCGCTCGTATCACCACAGATACACGAGGACGTGGACAG TGGGAAGGATGGCGATGATTGcagtgatgatgaagaggatgacAGTGGGGATGTTGATGAAGGCGCTGGGAGTGTCGCTGATGAAGAGAGACCGCCAGCGAATCCAGAGGTCGTAGTG GAGAGCCCTTCGTCCTCTCAGCCTGAAACTCCCGTCAACCCTCAGCCCAGAAtccccatcctcctccatcTAAGAGCTCCCATCCACTTCCAGCCCAAAACTCCCATAATCCTCCAGCCGAGGACTCCTAACACACCCTTCGTCGCCAGACTCTGGTCCGTCAACAGAGCGACCCCAGCAGTCCAGAAGAAGACGAACAGCTCCGACGTTCAGCCTGAGAACCAGAGCAGCGTCCAGGTTCAGGAGGatcagacagaaacaggaagctCAGAGGGCAGCGCCAGAACTCATCACTGTGTCAAAGTCCAGGAGACAACCAAACTCCTCACAGAGTCGCATCCTCCGCCTGAGCCCACGGCTAAACTCCCACAAGCCCCAAGCAAGCAGGTTCTACTTCCAAGTCAAAGCAGAGGACCAAAGACCCAAATATCAGCTCAAACCCGGAGTCAGGGCGGCGTCCAGCGCCTGGAGAAGAGAAAGCTCGAGTTGGCGGCAGGTTCATCAACTAAGAGGAGCTGCGGCGGTGGTCTGGAGCCTGTGGCGGCCTCGAGCACCAAACCCTGGCCCGTCTTCACCATCGCTCAGTCTGCCCCGACTAAGACAGCTGGACCCCCTCCTGAGGTGGACAG cccTGCTCTGTTTCGGAGGCCCGGGAGTCTTCAGGCCCGGACCGTCATCCAGCAGTGCAGCACGGCGAAGGTGAAGACCAAACCAGCCGTGGACGGAGCCGATACTGAGTGGGCGGAG ATCCAGGAGGGGATAGTCGTGTACGTCTGCTTCTTCCACGGAGCCACTGAGGACGCCACTTACGAGATGG CCAACAGCCTGATGACCACCAGATTTTTCCGTAAAGACACCGGACACTGCGTCTCCGTTCTCGACCTTCCCGGGAGCGTCTTATTGATCCCTCAGGACTCCCTGATCGGGGAGCCGGTGCCCAAGAGAAAGATTCAGTACAAGGGCGGGTGTGAGCTGTGGTGGGGCGCCCAGCTGTTCTCCAACCTGGTGTCGGCCTGCAGGGAGCTCATGGCCGACTCGGTGAAGTGCACGAAGGCCGGCGTGAAGGTGGAGCACGGAGTCTACGGACAGAAACAGGAGATCGCCCTGAACTCTGCGGAGCCGCTGACGCTGCTGCTGGAGTTCTGA
- the nubpl gene encoding iron-sulfur cluster transfer protein NUBPL: MAQLTYSRLSHLLRTSVNKPSALRTRTETNLGPACCVQFVRCQRSVDSKALQERQKQHMARGLPKQKPITGVKQVIVVASGKGGVGKSTTAVNLALGLMANSPSKSVGLLDADVYGPSIPKLMNLKGNPELSDNNLMIPLTNYGIPCMSMGFLVEDVAPIVWRGLMVMSAIEKLLRQVDWGSLDYLVVDMPPGTGDVQLTITQNIPIAGAVIVSTPQDIALLDARRGAEMFKKVHVPVLGLVQNMSVFQCPNCNHQTHIFGSDGARQLADTLGVQLLGDVPLHLNIREMSDRGKPVVVSSPDSPEAEAYKKVASAVVRRLEELNT, encoded by the exons ATGGCTCAGCTAACGTACAGCAGACTGTCGCATTTACTGAGAACATCCGTCAATAAACCTTCAGCTCTGCGAACACGGACCGAAACAAACCTCGGACCTGCCTGTTGTGTCCAGTTCGTCCGCTGCCAG AGGTCGGTGGACAGTAAGGCGTTACAGGAGAGGCAGAAGCAGCACATGGCGAGAGGTCTCCCCAAACAGAAGCCCATCACGGGGGTCAAACAGGTCATCGTCGTGGCTTCAGGGAAAGGTGGCGTGGGCAAGTCGACCACCGCAG tgaATCTGGCTCTTGGATTAATGGCCAACAGTCCG TCGAAGTCAGTCGGTCTGTTGGACGCTGACGTCTACGGTCCGTCGATTCCCAAACTGATGAACCTGAAGGGAAACCCGGAGCTCTCTGACA aCAATCTGATGATCCCGCTCACCAACTATGGGATTCCTTG catGTCGATGGGATTCCTGGTGGAGGACGTGGCTCCCATCGTGTGGAGAGGGCTGATGGTGATGTCAGCGATAGAGAAACTGCTCAGACAG GTGGACTGGGGGTCGTTGGACTACCTGGTGGTCGACATGCCTCCTGGGACAGGAGACGTCCAGCTGACGATCACCCAGAACATCCCGATAGCAG GAGCAGTAATCGTGTCGACGCCGCAGGACATCGCCCTGCTCGACGCTCGCAGAGGAGCCGAGATGTTCAAGAAAGTTCACGTGCCG GTTCTCGGCCTGGTGCAGAACATGAGCGTCTTCCAGTGTCCCAACTGTAACCACCAGACTCACATCTTCGGCTCTGACGGGGCCCGACAGCTCGCAGACACTCTGGGAGTCCAGTTGTTAG GTGACGTTCCTCTTCATCTAAACATCAGAGAGATGTCAGACAGAGGGAAGCCAGTGGTCGTCTCCTCGCCTGACAGCCCAGAG GCGGAGGCGTACAAGAAGGTGGCGTCCGCTGTGGTCCGGAGACTGGAGGAGCTCAACACTTGA